One Aegilops tauschii subsp. strangulata cultivar AL8/78 chromosome 7, Aet v6.0, whole genome shotgun sequence genomic window carries:
- the LOC109781817 gene encoding putative E3 ubiquitin-protein ligase SINA-like 6 — translation MQAAGATSEERSRGSPSAMEKGGDQSARKARLELVVANGPVKRQMVVHEAGEIVPAEQGPTMEVSVKMDVAVLHCPFCFLPFKPPVFQCSGGHLACGDCRGERPGSQWQCERCERGGPFHIRSTAMEAVVSSARVECPHDGCGRYITYHKLEDHQSACPHAACRCPVPGCDFAGPPPALLHHLNTLHSVPVHSVQYGKVLQLQVPVSEPRRLLFAEKDGRAFLVVGGTLGLGAPIAVSVVCIRTGASSLPHYAAKVWAKGPPAAANGRADIVRADIEVTSSKEPGAIAVEDLTFLTVPSKLLGGAGPSRTVSLHIRIDKITS, via the exons ATGCAGGCTGCTGGTGCTACTTCGGAGGAAAGGAGCAGGGGCTCGCCGTCGGCCATGGAGAAGGGCGGCGACCAGAGCGCCAGGAAGGCGAGGCTGGAGCTGGTGGTGGCCAACGGCCCTGTGAAGCGACAGATGGTCGTGCACGAGGCGGGCGAGATCGTGCCGGCGGAACAGGGCCCGACGATGGAGGTCTCCGTCAAGATGGACGTcgccgtgctccactgccccttctGCTTCCTCCCCTTCAAGCCACCAGTCTTCCAG TGCAGCGGCGGCCACCTGGCCTGCGGCGACTGCCGCGGCGAGCGGCCCGGGAGCCAGTGGCAGTGCGAGAGGTGCGAGCGCGGCGGCCCCTTCCACATACGCAGCACGGCGATGGAGGCCGTCGTCTCCTCGGCCAGGGTCGAGTGCCCGCACGACGGCTGTGGGAGGTACATCACCTACCACAAGCTCGAGGACCACCAGAGCGCGTGCCCGCACGCGGCATGCAGGTGCCCGGTTCCCGGCTGCGACTTCGCCGGCCCGCCGcccgcgctcctccaccacctcAACACCCTCCACTCCGTGCCCGTACATAGcgtccagtacggcaaggtgctccagctgcaggtgccggtgtcggagccaCGGCGCTTGCTGTTCGCGGAGAAGGACGGCCGCGCATTCCTCGTGGTCGGCGGCACGCTTGGCCtgggcgcgcctatcgccgtgtcggtggTGTGCATCAGGACGGGGGCGTCCTCGCTGCCGCACTACGCGGCCAAGGTGTGGGCCAAGGGGCCACCGGCGGCGGCCAACGGCAGGGCCGACATCGTCAGGGCGGACATCGAGGTGACGAGCAGCAAGGAGCCCGGCGCCATCGCCGTCGAGGACCTGACGTTCTTGACGGTGCCGTCCAAGCTGCTGGGTGGGGCTGGGCCGTCCAGGACGGTGTCTCTCCACATTCGCATAGACAAGATCACCTCCTAA
- the LOC109781814 gene encoding uncharacterized protein — protein MHYRIPASIEDQDYSGIEIAPRVLCHQHGVAAERRVAFEAFNTGKRFLVCPKSEDDNCGIVLWVDPEWPPTLQNALLKLWEMYHDSKSDRRKDNLESSLTIHHLIEEKNNLEANYDKLVEDVHQLFNAQEDRMVDFSYLQAKMQNVHVSDSVVSDMKTEMGKKDAEIFKLQEKYKVLMNLTQSQGTCIRNLKFNHLKEKEVLSTSTRNLQFQVDELKKSEEKLIQENTQLLLHMGDLKKGHDKLTARRDQLKI, from the exons ATGCATTACCGG ATCCCTGCTAGCATTGAAGACCAAGACTACAGTGGCATTGAGATAGCACCCAGAGTTCTTTGCCATCAGCATGGTGTGGCGGCTGAGAGGCGTGTAGCATTCGAAGCATTTAACACGGGCAAGAGGTTCTTAGTTTGTCCTAAGAGT GAAGATGACAACTGTGGTATTGTTCTCTGGGTTGACCCAGAGTGGCCTCCTACATTGCAGAATGCCTTGTTGAAGCTATGGGAAATGTATCATGACAGCAAGAGTGATAGGAGGAAGGATAACCTGGAGAGTTCACTCACTATTCACCatttgattgaagaaaaaaataatCTAGAGGCCAACTATGACAAATTGGTTGAGGATGTGCACCAATTGTTCAATGCTCAAGAGGATAGGATGGTAGATTTCAGCTATTTGCAGGCTAAGATGCAGAATGTGCATGTTTCTGATTCAGTTGTATCTGACATGAAGACAGAGATGGGGAAGAAAGATGCAGAGATCTTCAAGCTGCAGGAGAAGTATAAAGTACTGATGAACCTGACACAATCTCAAGGCACTTGCATCAGGAACCTGAAGTTCAATCATCTAAAAGAGAAGGAAGTGCTTAGTACATCCACCAGGAACCTGCAATTCCAGGTTGATGAACTCAAAAAATCTGAGGAAAAGCTCATCCAGGAGAACACCCAGCTGCTCCTTCACATGGGTGATCTCAAGAAGGGGCATGACAAGCTCACAGCAAGGAGGGATCAGCTAAAGATTTAG
- the LOC120968145 gene encoding uncharacterized protein, giving the protein MEPWRRGEGSSLKKPMAPPVAALGAELLGKILRRLPDMASLASAARVCKRWGRVASDPAVFRRFGSLRRPPLVGVLVTDRGREKFPLYRPDVCFIQAPSRNNPELASAAADGDFYFMHHPNVHDHDEWRLRGCDGGLLFSLGRYSTDLAVYGPLDRTVVFFKPPDDRLLFFYAIVADEADASFQVIAIQPGDDETSFVFSPRTGSWVENGSVCSECYTDGIAAGRFAYWRSNTKKDDYNEVKEGILVVDTTTMVWSYMTAPFPVGESYCVAHMAEHGGLCIVSSKEQRVLLWVRDANGGWVVKQEVSLLNQFPSLKRLRRYQWMKRVRILAMKAGYLYMEFWSIRNNDSYLLVLNLNTVKLEMFLNNGLNNEGKPYRGRAHLLGDTVANRCVPGALTRTRPVRSVTWARSARSWVGLASLSLSLLSLIRHRRRHLNRLAVAPWRTRAARTPACNT; this is encoded by the exons ATGGAGCCATGGCGGAGAGGCGAGGGGTCCAGCCTCAAGAAGCCCATGGCCCCGCCCGTGGCCGCCCTCGGCGCCGAACTCCTCGGGAAGATACTCCGCCGCCTCCCCGACATGGCGTCGCTCGCCAGCGCCGCCCGCGTCTGCAAGCGCTGGGGCCGCGTGGCTTCCGACCCGGCCGTCTTCCGCCGCTTCGGCTCCCTCCGCAGGCCCCCGCTCGTCGGCGTCCTCGTCACCGACCGCGGCCGCGAGAAGTTCCCCCTCTACCGCCCTGATGTCTGCTTCATCCAGGCCCCCTCGCGCAACAACCCCGAGCTGGCCTCCGCTGCGGCAGACGGCGACTTCTACTTCATGCACCACCCCAACGTCCACGACCACGACGAGTGGCGCCTCCGCGGCTGCGACGGcggcctcctcttctccctcgGCCGCTACAGTACCGACCTCGCCGTCTACGGCCCCCTCGACCGCACCGTCGTCTTCTTCAAGCCGCCCGACGACCGGCTCTTGTTCTTCTACGCCATCGTCGCCGACGAGGCCGACGCCTCGTTCCAGGTCATCGCCATACAGCCCGGGGACGACGAGACCTCATTCGTCTTCTCCCCCCGCACCGGCAGCTGGGTCGAGAATGGCTCCGTGTGCTCCGAGTGCTACACTGACGGCATTGCCGCGGGGCGGTTCGCTTACTGGCGGTCCAACACCAAGAAGGACGATTACAACGAAGTGAAGGAGGGTATACTGGTGGTTGACACGACGACCATGGTGTGGTCGTACATGACCGCGCCGTTCCCCGTCGGCGAATCCTACTGTGTGGCGCACATGGCGGAGCACGGCGGGCTGTGCATCGTGTCCAGCAAGGAGCAACGCGTGCTGCTGTGGGTCCGTGACGCCAATGGTGGATGGGTGGTCAAGCAGGAGGTCTCGCTGCTGAATCAGTTTCCCTCCCTGAAAAGGCTTCGTCGTTACCAATGGATGAAGAGGGTGCGCATCCTGGCAATGAAAGCTGGCTATCTCTACATGGAGTTCTGGTCCATAAGGAATAATGACTCCTATCTTCTTGTGCTCAATCTCAACACCGTCAAGCTGGAAATGTTTCTCAACAATGGGCTCAACAATGAGGGCAAGCCTTACAGAG GCCGGGCCCACCTGTTAGGTGACACGGTGGCCAATCGGTGCGTGCCCGGTGCGCTGACTAGGACGAGGCCGGTGCGGTCGGTTACATGGGCTCGGTCGGCTCGGTCGTGGGTCGGACTCGCCTCACTCTCGCTCTCCCTCCTCTCTCTGattcgccaccgccgccgccacctcaaCCGGCTCGCCGTCGCGCCATGGAGGACGAGAGCAGCCAGGACTCCAGCGTGCAATACATGA
- the LOC109781821 gene encoding probable LRR receptor-like serine/threonine-protein kinase At1g06840 isoform X1 codes for MLRSRLFYICSIIFTFYFAHVQQTTAQITAPWEVDALRAIRGSLSDPLGRLDNWNRGDPCGGNWSRVICYNVTASDGYFHVRQLELLRLNLSGTLAPELGQLSRMKIMDFMWNSIGGSIPKEVGNITSLELLLLNGNQLTGSLPEEIGFVPNLNRIQIDQNHISGSIPKSFANLNKTEHFHMNNNSLSGQIPPELSRLPSLVHLLLDNNNLSGYLPPELSQLPKLLIVQLDNNNFSGSSIPSSYGNITTLLKLSLRNCSLEGPALDASGIPQLGYLDISWNQLTGPIPSGKLASNITTIDLSHNRLNGSIPGSFSGLPNLQRLSMENNNLDGSVPSDVWRNIDFSGNRSLILDFHNNALTILANPLTPPANVTILLSGNPICTSQNQLNISQYCQSTSVVVPGGSTNNDTLCPPCSTDLPHENILRSPIPCLCAIPLHVDYRLKSPGFWDFVPYEAEFQHYLSSGLSLSSYQLEVSTFMWEEGPRLKMNLKLFPNNTALFNSGEVLRLRDMFTGWLITDSDIFGPYELIDFIPGWYENVLPRRTKSSLTTGATVGIVIAAFAAAAILSSLITLIILRRHSSQISKRRNAKKIQMKIDGVKDLTFEELSNSTSNFSDSALIGQGGYGKVYRGILADGTGAAVKRTQQGSLQGSEEFFTEIELLSRLHHRNLVSLVGYCDEDNEQMLVYEYMPNGNLRDHLSAQAKEALSFPMRLRIALGSSRGILYLHTEADPPIYHRDIKSSNILLDSKFVAKVADFGLSRLAPLPAMEGVAPGHVSTVVKGTPGYLDPEYFLTHNLTDKSDVYSLGVVFLELLTGMQPISHGKNLVREVVAANQSGMILSVVDTRMGPCPGECLERFAALGLRCCRDETDARPSMAEVVRELETIWQMTPETDSVPLELESESVSMDPSRTGTQPSSWSAGGSMMAYQYMSSSDVSGSNLPSGLVPSTNPR; via the exons ATGCTACGGTCCCGACTGTTCTATATTTGCTCCATTATCTTCACATTCTATTTTGCCCATGTGCAACAGACGACTGCACAGATCACGGCACCATGGGAAG TCGATGCTTTGAGAGCTATCAGAGGCAGCTTGAGTGATCCACTGGGACGTCTCGATAACTGGAACCGTGGAGATCCATGCGGCGGAAATTGGTCCCGTGTTATCTGTTACAATGTAACAGCAAGCGATGGATACTTTCATGTGCGGCAACT GGAGCTTCTACGGTTAAATTTATCTGGGACTCTAGCTCCTGAGCTTGGCCAGCTGTCTCGCATGAAAATAAT GGATTTTATGTGGAACTCAATTGGTGGGAGCATTCCTAAGGAGGTTGGCAACATTACTTCCCTGGAACTATT GCTCTTAAATGGGAACCAGTTGACTGGTTCTTTACCAGAGGAAATTGGCTTCGTTCCTAATTTGAATAGGATTCAGATTGATCAGAACCATATATCCGGATCCATACCTAAATCATTCGCTAACCTGAACAAAACCGAGCACTT TCACATGAACAATAATTCGTTGAGTGGTCAAATTCCACCTGAACTGTCCAGATTACCTTCACTTGTTCATCT ATTGTTGGATAACAATAACTTATCGGGCTATCTTCCTCCAGAATTATCACAGCTACCAAAACTGCTTATTGT CCAGCTAGACAATAACAACTTCTCAGGAAGTTCAATTCCTTCATCTTATGGCAATATCACCACACTTCTGAAATT GAGTTTGAGAAACTGCAGCTTGGAAGGTCCCGCTCTTGATGCCAGTGGAATACCGCAACTTGGCTACTT GGATATTAGTTGGAATCAGTTGACGGGTCCTATACCATCTGGCAAACTAGCGAGCAACATAACTACAAT AGATCTTTCCCACAATCGTCTTAACGGTTCTATTCCTGGAAGTTTCTCTGGCCTTCCTAATCTCCAAAGATT GTCAATGGAGAATAATAACTTGGATGGTTCTGTTCCATCTGATGTCTGGCGAAATATTGATTTCAGTGGAAATAGAAGCCTGATATT GGATTTCCATAACAACGCTCTCACGATTCTAGCAAATCCTCTTACACCCCCTGCGAATGTTACCATCCT GTTATCTGGTAACCCCATATGCACATCACAAAATCAACTGAATATATCTCAGTATTGTCAATCAACTTCAGTTGTTGTTCCTGGAGGTTCCACAAATAACGATACACTTTGCCCGCCATGCTCAACTGACCTTCCTCACGAAAACATACTAAGGTCACCAATCCCGTGCTTATGTGCTATTCCACTTCACGTCGATTACCGGCTGAAGAGTCCAGGATTCTGGGATTTTGTTCCATACGAAGCCGAATTTCAACACTACTTATCATCTGGTCTTTCATTGTCCTCGTACCAATTGGAAGTCTCTACTTTTATGTGGGAAGAAGGCCCGAGGCTGAAGATGAACCTGAAGCTTTTCCCAAACAACACTGCGTTGTTTAACTCAGGTGAAGTGCTGAGACTGAGAGACATGTTCACAGGGTGGCTAATCACGGACTCGGATATATTTGGGCCCTATGAGCTTATCGACTTCATCCCAGGGTGGTACGAAAATG TACTACCGCGTCGTACAAAGTCCAGTCTCACTACAGGTGCCACTGTTGGTATTGTCATCGCAGCATTTGCTGCAGCGGCAATTCTTTCATCCCTCATTACTCTAATTATATTGAGAAGGCATTCAAGTCAAATTTCAAAGAGACGCAATG CGAAAAAAATTCAGATGAAGATTGATGGCGTAAAAGACCTCACTTTTGAAGAATTATCAAATTCTACAAGCAATTTTAGTGACTCGGCACTAATTGGTCAAGGAGGGTATGGAAAAGTATACAGGGGGATTCTGGCTGATGGAACAGGAGCTGCAGTAAAACGTACACAACAGGGATCTCTTCAGGGTTCAGAGGAGTTCTTCACAGAGATAGAATTGCTGTCCAGGCTGCATCACCGAAACCTGGTTTCTTTGGTTGGCTATTGTGACGAAGATAATGAGCAG ATGCTGGTGTATGAGTATATGCCAAATGGTAATCTACGCGATCATCTTTCAG CTCAAGCTAAAGAGGCTCTAAGTTTTCCCATGAGGTTACGAATTGCACTGGGATCATCACGAGGGATCCTCTACTTGCACACGGAAGCGGACCCTCCGATATATCATCGTGACATCAAGTCTAGCAATATTTTATTGGACTCGAAGTTTGTAGCAAAGGTTGCTGATTTTGGTCTCTCGAGGCTTGCCCCACTGCCGGCAATGGAGGGGGTCGCCCCTGGTCATGTGTCCACTGTCGTAAAGGGTACCCCG GGTTATCTTGACCCGGAGTATTTCCTCACGCATAATCTGACGGACAAGAGCGACGTGTACAGCCTCGGTGTCGTTTTTCTGGAACTGCTGACTGGGATGCAGCCCATTTCTCATGGGAAAAACCTGGTCAGAGAG GTTGTGGCGGCGAACCAGTCAGGGATGATATTGTCGGTGGTGGACACGCGGATGGGGCCGTGCCCTGGGGAGTGCCTAGAGAGGTTCGCGGCGCTGGGGCTGCGGTGCTGCCGGGACGAGACGGACGCGAGGCCGTCCATGGCGGAGGTGGTGCGGGAGCTGGAGACGATATGGCAGATGACACCAGAGACGGATAGCGTGCCGTTGGAGTTGGAGTCGGAGTCGGTGTCCATGGACCCCAGCCGCACAGGCACGCAGCCGTCGTCGTGGTCTGCCggggggtcgatgatggcctacCAGTACATGTCGTCGTCGGACGTCTCCGGCAGCAACCTGCCCAGCGGCTTGGTGCCCAGCACTAACCCTCGCTGA
- the LOC109781821 gene encoding probable LRR receptor-like serine/threonine-protein kinase At1g06840 isoform X2 yields MGRELLRLNLSGTLAPELGQLSRMKIMDFMWNSIGGSIPKEVGNITSLELLLLNGNQLTGSLPEEIGFVPNLNRIQIDQNHISGSIPKSFANLNKTEHFHMNNNSLSGQIPPELSRLPSLVHLLLDNNNLSGYLPPELSQLPKLLIVQLDNNNFSGSSIPSSYGNITTLLKLSLRNCSLEGPALDASGIPQLGYLDISWNQLTGPIPSGKLASNITTIDLSHNRLNGSIPGSFSGLPNLQRLSMENNNLDGSVPSDVWRNIDFSGNRSLILDFHNNALTILANPLTPPANVTILLSGNPICTSQNQLNISQYCQSTSVVVPGGSTNNDTLCPPCSTDLPHENILRSPIPCLCAIPLHVDYRLKSPGFWDFVPYEAEFQHYLSSGLSLSSYQLEVSTFMWEEGPRLKMNLKLFPNNTALFNSGEVLRLRDMFTGWLITDSDIFGPYELIDFIPGWYENVLPRRTKSSLTTGATVGIVIAAFAAAAILSSLITLIILRRHSSQISKRRNAKKIQMKIDGVKDLTFEELSNSTSNFSDSALIGQGGYGKVYRGILADGTGAAVKRTQQGSLQGSEEFFTEIELLSRLHHRNLVSLVGYCDEDNEQMLVYEYMPNGNLRDHLSAQAKEALSFPMRLRIALGSSRGILYLHTEADPPIYHRDIKSSNILLDSKFVAKVADFGLSRLAPLPAMEGVAPGHVSTVVKGTPGYLDPEYFLTHNLTDKSDVYSLGVVFLELLTGMQPISHGKNLVREVVAANQSGMILSVVDTRMGPCPGECLERFAALGLRCCRDETDARPSMAEVVRELETIWQMTPETDSVPLELESESVSMDPSRTGTQPSSWSAGGSMMAYQYMSSSDVSGSNLPSGLVPSTNPR; encoded by the exons ATGGGAAG GGAGCTTCTACGGTTAAATTTATCTGGGACTCTAGCTCCTGAGCTTGGCCAGCTGTCTCGCATGAAAATAAT GGATTTTATGTGGAACTCAATTGGTGGGAGCATTCCTAAGGAGGTTGGCAACATTACTTCCCTGGAACTATT GCTCTTAAATGGGAACCAGTTGACTGGTTCTTTACCAGAGGAAATTGGCTTCGTTCCTAATTTGAATAGGATTCAGATTGATCAGAACCATATATCCGGATCCATACCTAAATCATTCGCTAACCTGAACAAAACCGAGCACTT TCACATGAACAATAATTCGTTGAGTGGTCAAATTCCACCTGAACTGTCCAGATTACCTTCACTTGTTCATCT ATTGTTGGATAACAATAACTTATCGGGCTATCTTCCTCCAGAATTATCACAGCTACCAAAACTGCTTATTGT CCAGCTAGACAATAACAACTTCTCAGGAAGTTCAATTCCTTCATCTTATGGCAATATCACCACACTTCTGAAATT GAGTTTGAGAAACTGCAGCTTGGAAGGTCCCGCTCTTGATGCCAGTGGAATACCGCAACTTGGCTACTT GGATATTAGTTGGAATCAGTTGACGGGTCCTATACCATCTGGCAAACTAGCGAGCAACATAACTACAAT AGATCTTTCCCACAATCGTCTTAACGGTTCTATTCCTGGAAGTTTCTCTGGCCTTCCTAATCTCCAAAGATT GTCAATGGAGAATAATAACTTGGATGGTTCTGTTCCATCTGATGTCTGGCGAAATATTGATTTCAGTGGAAATAGAAGCCTGATATT GGATTTCCATAACAACGCTCTCACGATTCTAGCAAATCCTCTTACACCCCCTGCGAATGTTACCATCCT GTTATCTGGTAACCCCATATGCACATCACAAAATCAACTGAATATATCTCAGTATTGTCAATCAACTTCAGTTGTTGTTCCTGGAGGTTCCACAAATAACGATACACTTTGCCCGCCATGCTCAACTGACCTTCCTCACGAAAACATACTAAGGTCACCAATCCCGTGCTTATGTGCTATTCCACTTCACGTCGATTACCGGCTGAAGAGTCCAGGATTCTGGGATTTTGTTCCATACGAAGCCGAATTTCAACACTACTTATCATCTGGTCTTTCATTGTCCTCGTACCAATTGGAAGTCTCTACTTTTATGTGGGAAGAAGGCCCGAGGCTGAAGATGAACCTGAAGCTTTTCCCAAACAACACTGCGTTGTTTAACTCAGGTGAAGTGCTGAGACTGAGAGACATGTTCACAGGGTGGCTAATCACGGACTCGGATATATTTGGGCCCTATGAGCTTATCGACTTCATCCCAGGGTGGTACGAAAATG TACTACCGCGTCGTACAAAGTCCAGTCTCACTACAGGTGCCACTGTTGGTATTGTCATCGCAGCATTTGCTGCAGCGGCAATTCTTTCATCCCTCATTACTCTAATTATATTGAGAAGGCATTCAAGTCAAATTTCAAAGAGACGCAATG CGAAAAAAATTCAGATGAAGATTGATGGCGTAAAAGACCTCACTTTTGAAGAATTATCAAATTCTACAAGCAATTTTAGTGACTCGGCACTAATTGGTCAAGGAGGGTATGGAAAAGTATACAGGGGGATTCTGGCTGATGGAACAGGAGCTGCAGTAAAACGTACACAACAGGGATCTCTTCAGGGTTCAGAGGAGTTCTTCACAGAGATAGAATTGCTGTCCAGGCTGCATCACCGAAACCTGGTTTCTTTGGTTGGCTATTGTGACGAAGATAATGAGCAG ATGCTGGTGTATGAGTATATGCCAAATGGTAATCTACGCGATCATCTTTCAG CTCAAGCTAAAGAGGCTCTAAGTTTTCCCATGAGGTTACGAATTGCACTGGGATCATCACGAGGGATCCTCTACTTGCACACGGAAGCGGACCCTCCGATATATCATCGTGACATCAAGTCTAGCAATATTTTATTGGACTCGAAGTTTGTAGCAAAGGTTGCTGATTTTGGTCTCTCGAGGCTTGCCCCACTGCCGGCAATGGAGGGGGTCGCCCCTGGTCATGTGTCCACTGTCGTAAAGGGTACCCCG GGTTATCTTGACCCGGAGTATTTCCTCACGCATAATCTGACGGACAAGAGCGACGTGTACAGCCTCGGTGTCGTTTTTCTGGAACTGCTGACTGGGATGCAGCCCATTTCTCATGGGAAAAACCTGGTCAGAGAG GTTGTGGCGGCGAACCAGTCAGGGATGATATTGTCGGTGGTGGACACGCGGATGGGGCCGTGCCCTGGGGAGTGCCTAGAGAGGTTCGCGGCGCTGGGGCTGCGGTGCTGCCGGGACGAGACGGACGCGAGGCCGTCCATGGCGGAGGTGGTGCGGGAGCTGGAGACGATATGGCAGATGACACCAGAGACGGATAGCGTGCCGTTGGAGTTGGAGTCGGAGTCGGTGTCCATGGACCCCAGCCGCACAGGCACGCAGCCGTCGTCGTGGTCTGCCggggggtcgatgatggcctacCAGTACATGTCGTCGTCGGACGTCTCCGGCAGCAACCTGCCCAGCGGCTTGGTGCCCAGCACTAACCCTCGCTGA